The following proteins are encoded in a genomic region of Dyadobacter sp. UC 10:
- a CDS encoding DUF1553 domain-containing protein: MKLYLKSKLCSKALGKAVFSGLSLGMLFACGVEKPAEVAVAMEELSGELDFNYDVKPILSDKCFACHGPDQKNRKGGLRLDTEEGAFAALKKSEGRHAIVPGDLGGSSMYARLISTDPELKMPPPASNLKLDVKEVAILTRWIEQGARYKPHWSFIKPQKPELPEPKLAKWAKSPIDLFVLERLEKAGLEPSAEASREDLIRRASFDLTGLPPSLEDIDRFVADKSPDAYDNLIDRLLHSPAYGERMASEWMDVSRYADSDGYLDDKHRDFSPWRDWVIGAFNRNIPYNRFITMQLAGDLLPNKSKESILATAFNRLHKKSTEAGIVFEEYRVEYNADRVQTVSQGILGLSVQCARCHDHKYDPISQEAYYKMFGLFNSTNEIGSPQYGPDQTPGPALLLTNNENEKLLRFIDKQSETFQTKIAAHAATAENDFNNWLKTARLSEKQLEKQLNAGLVAYYPFDKTNTSGKTVTTPNALNSKQPAQCKEAVFKPGVKGNAYFVTDYNSIKLGHKIGWHERTEPFSVDLWIKPNTVYPDAGIFYHCEDIRLGYKGYSLRLANNKLEFIIAHSYPQNAIQVSTVAAVPMKKWTRVTVTYDGSSKAAGAKIYVNGKRADFITDYDNLYKGILYEKDIHTYGFHGFMLGQRNLLIPFKDGGLDELKIYNKELSALEVLYGSNPAEAGKLMQNPQDPEAAETLKAFYLANFNTKNKALKDSLKTVLERQNALINTVPELMVMGDLPKPRPTYLLNRGVYNAPGKQVTPGALESVLPFEGKYPQNRLGLAQWLFDKDNPLTARVFVNRIWQMHFGNGIVKSAADFGNQGNLPSHPKLLDWLALDFVNSGWNIKRLHKLIMLSATYRQTSKTNPKLIAHDPENILLARGARFRFTAEMIRDNSLAISGLLVNKLGGKSVYPYQPAGIWDELIDKSWRYKYLQEPGEGLYRRSLYTIWKRTSPPPSMLIFDAPERGECVVKRRSTSTPLQALVLLNDPQHIEAARVLAQKVLREKSEDPAVPVDKVFRLITGRQPDNTEKRILAKFYTEELERFNAKPDDALAYLSTGELDWDKQLKPAEIAALATVSNSIMNTDEGYTRK, from the coding sequence ATGAAGTTGTATCTCAAAAGTAAATTGTGTTCCAAAGCACTCGGCAAGGCCGTTTTCTCCGGACTTAGTCTGGGGATGCTATTCGCTTGCGGGGTGGAGAAGCCGGCGGAAGTGGCGGTAGCTATGGAGGAGCTGTCGGGCGAACTGGATTTCAATTACGATGTAAAACCGATCCTGTCCGACAAATGCTTTGCCTGCCACGGCCCCGATCAGAAAAACAGGAAAGGAGGCTTGCGGCTCGATACTGAAGAAGGTGCTTTTGCAGCATTGAAAAAATCAGAAGGCCGTCACGCGATTGTTCCGGGCGATTTGGGCGGGAGCTCCATGTACGCCAGATTGATCTCTACTGATCCGGAACTCAAAATGCCGCCGCCTGCTTCGAACCTGAAACTGGATGTAAAAGAAGTTGCGATACTTACCCGCTGGATTGAACAGGGGGCTAGGTACAAACCGCACTGGTCGTTTATCAAACCGCAAAAACCTGAATTACCAGAGCCAAAACTCGCCAAATGGGCCAAATCGCCTATCGATCTTTTTGTTTTGGAAAGACTGGAAAAAGCCGGGCTGGAACCTTCGGCAGAGGCAAGCCGCGAAGACCTGATCCGTCGCGCCAGCTTCGATCTTACCGGACTTCCACCGTCACTGGAAGACATTGACCGGTTTGTGGCAGACAAATCTCCCGACGCCTATGACAACTTGATTGACAGGCTCCTGCACTCTCCCGCCTATGGAGAACGTATGGCAAGCGAATGGATGGATGTTTCGCGCTATGCCGACAGTGATGGTTACCTGGACGACAAGCACCGTGATTTTTCTCCCTGGAGAGATTGGGTGATCGGTGCATTTAACCGGAATATCCCTTACAACAGGTTTATTACCATGCAATTGGCGGGGGATTTGCTCCCCAATAAGAGCAAAGAAAGTATCCTGGCCACTGCATTCAACCGGCTTCACAAAAAGAGCACAGAAGCGGGGATTGTTTTTGAGGAATATAGGGTGGAATACAACGCGGACCGCGTGCAAACGGTGAGTCAGGGCATATTGGGGCTTTCGGTTCAATGCGCGCGCTGCCATGATCACAAATATGATCCGATCAGTCAGGAGGCTTACTATAAAATGTTTGGCCTTTTCAACAGTACCAATGAAATAGGCAGCCCTCAATACGGTCCCGACCAGACGCCCGGTCCCGCGCTTTTATTGACCAATAATGAAAATGAAAAGCTGCTCCGGTTCATAGACAAACAAAGCGAAACGTTTCAAACGAAAATCGCAGCGCATGCAGCTACGGCGGAAAACGATTTCAACAACTGGCTAAAAACAGCCAGGTTGAGTGAAAAGCAGCTGGAAAAACAGTTGAATGCGGGACTCGTAGCCTATTATCCTTTTGACAAAACCAATACCTCCGGCAAAACAGTAACAACGCCGAATGCTTTAAACAGCAAACAACCGGCGCAATGCAAGGAGGCAGTTTTCAAGCCGGGGGTGAAAGGGAATGCGTATTTTGTAACTGATTATAATTCAATAAAGCTTGGCCACAAAATCGGCTGGCATGAGCGTACCGAACCTTTTTCAGTAGATCTCTGGATCAAGCCCAATACAGTTTACCCCGACGCAGGTATTTTTTACCATTGTGAAGATATCCGGTTAGGGTACAAAGGCTATTCGCTGCGGTTGGCCAACAACAAACTGGAATTTATAATCGCGCATTCTTATCCGCAGAATGCAATACAGGTGAGTACCGTCGCTGCGGTACCCATGAAGAAATGGACCAGGGTTACCGTTACCTACGACGGTTCGAGCAAGGCGGCAGGTGCGAAGATTTACGTCAATGGAAAAAGGGCCGATTTTATCACCGACTACGACAACCTTTACAAAGGCATTTTATACGAAAAGGATATCCATACTTACGGTTTTCACGGTTTTATGCTCGGCCAGCGCAATTTGCTGATCCCTTTTAAAGATGGGGGACTGGATGAACTGAAAATCTATAACAAAGAACTCAGCGCGCTGGAAGTGCTATATGGCAGCAATCCGGCGGAAGCGGGTAAATTAATGCAAAACCCGCAGGACCCGGAGGCGGCTGAAACTTTGAAAGCATTTTATCTGGCCAATTTTAATACAAAAAATAAAGCTTTAAAGGATAGCCTGAAAACGGTACTGGAACGCCAGAATGCATTGATCAATACGGTGCCTGAGCTGATGGTGATGGGGGATCTGCCCAAGCCGCGGCCTACCTATCTGCTCAACAGAGGCGTTTATAATGCGCCAGGAAAGCAGGTTACGCCAGGCGCGTTGGAAAGTGTCCTGCCATTTGAAGGTAAATATCCCCAAAATCGCCTGGGCCTGGCGCAGTGGCTTTTTGATAAAGATAACCCGCTTACTGCAAGGGTTTTTGTCAACAGGATCTGGCAGATGCATTTCGGGAACGGGATCGTAAAGTCGGCGGCTGATTTTGGGAATCAGGGAAATTTACCGTCGCACCCGAAATTGCTCGACTGGCTTGCTTTGGATTTTGTGAATTCCGGCTGGAATATCAAAAGGCTCCACAAGCTGATCATGTTGTCGGCCACTTACAGGCAAACCTCCAAAACGAACCCGAAACTAATTGCCCACGATCCTGAAAATATCCTGCTGGCCAGAGGCGCAAGGTTTCGTTTTACAGCTGAAATGATACGGGATAATTCACTTGCTATCAGTGGGTTATTAGTGAATAAATTGGGCGGAAAAAGTGTATATCCTTATCAGCCCGCCGGTATCTGGGACGAGCTGATCGATAAATCGTGGCGCTATAAATACTTGCAGGAGCCGGGCGAAGGACTTTACCGGAGAAGTTTGTACACTATTTGGAAAAGAACGTCACCGCCACCATCCATGCTTATTTTCGACGCGCCGGAACGGGGAGAGTGCGTAGTCAAACGCCGCTCGACGAGCACGCCGCTGCAAGCGCTGGTGTTACTGAACGACCCTCAGCATATTGAGGCAGCCAGGGTGCTGGCACAGAAAGTGCTGCGTGAAAAATCAGAAGATCCGGCTGTGCCTGTCGATAAGGTATTCAGGCTTATTACGGGGCGTCAACCCGATAATACCGAAAAGCGGATATTAGCTAAATTTTATACCGAGGAGCTGGAACGCTTCAATGCAAAACCCGACGATGCACTGGCTTATTTGAGTACCGGCGAACTCGATTGGGACAAACAGCTGAAACCGGCGGAGATTGCCGCGCTCGCTACCGTTTCCAATTCGATCATGAACACAGACGAGGGATATACCCGAAAGTAA
- a CDS encoding DUF1501 domain-containing protein, with the protein MEDIKKVLTQLNRRDFLTKAGLGFGSFALSSILQAGMPAGEKRRKMAEGEMDQASFIKGSHFAPKAKRIIYLFQSGGPSQLETFDYKPALAKWHGQEIPDSIRGTQRNSGMVAGQSTFPLVQSIFDFKQYGQSGAWVSELFPHTAKIVDELCIIKSVYTEAINHEPAVMFVQTGSQQSGRPSIGSWLSYGLGSDNENLPHFMVLISKGVSDQPLSTAAWANGFLASHHQGVQLRAGKDPVLYLQNPYGVHQNDRRRALDHIKELNEHQYTLWGDPEIQSKISQYEMAYKMQTSVPEAVDTTKEPDYIYEMYGEDARKPGTFAANCLLARRMAEKDVKFIQLYHMGWDQHGDLPKNIAKQAKDVDQASAALVKDLKQRGLLDDTLVVWGGEFGRTSFSQGKLTADNYGRDHHPGCFTMWMTGGGVKTGQVYGETDEFSYNVVKNGVHVHDFQATLLHLFGLDHEKLIFKHQGRRYRLTDVHGKVVQALIA; encoded by the coding sequence ATGGAAGACATAAAAAAGGTACTGACACAGCTCAACCGGCGCGATTTTTTGACAAAAGCTGGCCTCGGTTTTGGCTCGTTTGCACTTTCCAGCATTCTGCAGGCAGGGATGCCTGCGGGTGAAAAGCGTCGTAAAATGGCGGAGGGGGAAATGGATCAGGCGAGTTTTATCAAAGGTTCGCATTTTGCCCCGAAAGCAAAGCGCATCATTTATCTTTTTCAGAGCGGCGGGCCTTCGCAGTTGGAAACGTTTGACTACAAACCTGCACTGGCTAAATGGCATGGACAGGAGATACCCGATTCAATCCGCGGTACCCAGCGTAATTCCGGAATGGTTGCCGGACAGTCTACTTTTCCGCTCGTTCAATCCATTTTTGATTTCAAGCAATACGGTCAGTCGGGAGCGTGGGTAAGCGAGCTTTTTCCCCATACTGCCAAAATTGTGGATGAGCTTTGCATTATCAAATCGGTTTATACAGAGGCAATTAACCACGAGCCTGCTGTCATGTTCGTGCAAACCGGCTCGCAGCAGAGTGGCAGGCCGTCGATAGGCTCCTGGCTCAGCTACGGACTTGGTTCCGACAACGAGAACCTGCCGCATTTCATGGTATTGATTTCAAAAGGCGTGAGTGACCAGCCGCTGAGTACAGCTGCGTGGGCAAACGGTTTTCTGGCATCGCACCATCAGGGCGTGCAGCTACGCGCCGGAAAGGACCCTGTTCTGTATTTGCAAAATCCTTACGGAGTACATCAGAATGATCGTCGTCGCGCGCTCGATCACATTAAGGAGCTCAACGAGCACCAATACACTTTGTGGGGTGATCCTGAAATTCAATCGAAGATCAGCCAGTACGAAATGGCCTACAAAATGCAGACTTCCGTCCCCGAGGCGGTTGATACTACCAAAGAGCCGGATTATATCTACGAAATGTACGGTGAGGATGCGCGCAAGCCCGGTACTTTTGCCGCCAACTGTCTGCTGGCGAGACGAATGGCCGAAAAGGATGTGAAGTTTATCCAGTTGTACCATATGGGTTGGGACCAGCACGGCGATTTGCCCAAAAATATTGCAAAACAGGCAAAGGATGTAGATCAGGCTTCTGCCGCATTGGTTAAAGACCTTAAACAGCGCGGGCTGCTAGACGATACGCTTGTAGTTTGGGGAGGCGAATTTGGGCGCACGAGCTTTTCGCAGGGTAAGTTAACGGCGGATAATTACGGGCGTGACCACCATCCGGGCTGCTTCACGATGTGGATGACGGGCGGCGGCGTGAAAACGGGCCAGGTGTACGGTGAAACCGACGAGTTCAGCTATAATGTAGTGAAAAATGGCGTTCACGTACACGATTTTCAGGCAACACTCCTGCACCTTTTCGGCCTGGATCATGAGAAATTGATCTTCAAACACCAGGGAAGGCGCTACCGGCTGACAGACGTACACGGTAAAGTTGTACAGGCGCTCATCGCCTGA
- a CDS encoding alpha/beta fold hydrolase, producing MKTTIISLLALICMLGCNGGKEKTDFEAKTEKKGPAAKVATGYAEVNGMRMYYEIHGKGEPIVLLHGAYMSMEGPMKKVAEKLSPNRKVILAELQGHGRTGDIGRAITYESLGDDIAALMRHLKIDSADVMGYSMGAGAALQLAVRHPGLVKKAVLISGSYSDKGVQPSLKPMIPQMSADMFAGSPMKTEYNQLSPDSTKFPVLVEKLKALDMKEYDWEKDYVKIRKPLFLIFGDSDVVVMDHINDMFTKLGGNVMGDLTPMPNVRLAVLPYTSHINAINRVDWFAPMVDEFLGIEK from the coding sequence ATGAAAACGACAATTATTTCACTTCTGGCCCTGATTTGCATGCTTGGCTGCAATGGAGGAAAAGAGAAGACAGATTTCGAAGCTAAAACCGAAAAAAAGGGACCTGCGGCAAAGGTGGCCACGGGCTATGCCGAGGTTAATGGAATGAGAATGTATTATGAAATCCACGGAAAGGGAGAGCCGATTGTGCTGTTGCATGGCGCATATATGAGCATGGAAGGTCCAATGAAAAAGGTGGCGGAAAAGCTCTCCCCCAATAGGAAAGTTATCCTCGCTGAGTTGCAGGGGCACGGCCGGACGGGCGATATCGGCCGCGCCATTACCTACGAGTCGCTTGGCGACGATATTGCGGCACTAATGAGGCATCTTAAAATCGACAGTGCGGATGTGATGGGTTACAGTATGGGAGCCGGAGCAGCATTGCAACTGGCCGTAAGGCATCCCGGACTCGTGAAAAAAGCGGTGCTCATTTCAGGTTCGTACAGCGATAAAGGAGTACAACCCTCGCTCAAACCCATGATCCCGCAAATGTCAGCTGATATGTTCGCCGGCTCTCCGATGAAGACCGAATACAACCAGCTTTCGCCCGACTCGACCAAATTTCCGGTACTCGTGGAAAAGTTGAAAGCACTCGATATGAAAGAATACGATTGGGAAAAAGATTATGTAAAGATCAGGAAACCACTATTCCTGATCTTTGGGGACTCCGATGTGGTGGTGATGGATCACATTAATGACATGTTCACCAAGCTTGGCGGAAATGTAATGGGTGACCTGACCCCAATGCCGAATGTACGTCTCGCTGTCCTGCCCTATACTTCACACATCAATGCCATCAACCGGGTCGACTGGTTCGCTCCGATGGTGGATGAGTTTTTAGGGATTGAAAAATAG